gaaatataaaaatgatgatgaagtgaTTTTTGCTGTGGTCTGTACCCAACAAGTATGTTTCCTTACATCTGGAGAATATCATTTGTCGGCCAGAGCATCTCTGTAACACCACAGTGCTTCATTTCTAGTGCTAtattgtgacacattttaccttTTTCAAAAAATTTAAAGTGACAGTCTAATTAGTGAAAATTATCAACTATAGACTATTAGCTTGAAACATATAGATCACTAGCTGGGAAAGCTTATGTTGCAGCTGTGGcaattattcttttttattttagctgaATCCAAGCTGCCTACATCTGTAACACAAAGGAGCATCCTTTAAAACCAACAACCACCTTCAACCACCTTTTATATCTATTTGATACTCAAATATAATTTTAGTGGAATACGCCTTTAAGATTATACCCAGTAAAACAGTCAGTGAGTTGGGGTGAGACAGTATTTGTCCTCACTGGTACAGTAAATCTAAAAGGACACGTGGGTTAAACAACAATAGTGAGCTGTCACAGCACTGCACCAGATTTTCCTCCTGGCAGGGACTATCCATATGACATATGACAGTGAGGAGACCTCCGGACTCTCTTCTGTcatgtcagacacagacaccgacacacacacaaaggataCTGTCCTCTCTACTCTTGTCCTGTGTGGTATCCATGCCAGGGAGGGCGGCTGCCACACGACGGAAAAGCTGAGGGGAAAGAGAACCAGTGTGTATTCGGTCAGATGAGGAAATATACTCGCAACGTGACCAAGACACAAGATGAAATCAAGACAGTGTGCTATGTATAGTCCCATTACATGATTTAGCACAAGGACCACTTGAAGCTCATAGAGGAAGATGCCCAACAGAGCTTTACAAAATTAgatttgaatgtgtttgaaCTACTGCGAGGCCACatctctgcactgctgcagtGGCTTGAAAAGAGGATGTAATTGTGCCTTACTGAGACCTTCCATCGATAGAGCTTGGAGGACTTTAAGTGATTGATGTATTCACATGAATTTTAAGAAAAGAGTGTCCAATGTATGATAATACTCAACATGCCCACCCCCTGCTAAACAGCATCATGAAGAACTAGACTTGATTACATGCAGAtttcacagcaacaaaaatacTGTTGCTGTGCTTATCAGTGGAGTGGGGAGTATTGGTTTACAAACCCTGACCCACCTCTGAGGTTATATGATCAAAGGCTGGCCAATTCCAATCATTACTTGTAGCAGGTGGGAGAGGGCTTGAAAAACAAATCCACACATCTCACACAAAACCAGAGGAAGCCGATGTTTAAAGCACACCTTTATGCACGCATGCGTGTGTGAAACAGAAGCCAATCAGAAGAGAGCATGAGCactatgaacacacacacacacaaaaaggtgCACACGCTCTACCTGTTTGACATTGTAGCCTGTCTTTGCACTTGTTTCAATAAACAGAACATTCATCTCTTTCGctctctgttctccctcctCTGTGGTTATCTGTCTGTGATGAGCCACGAGTCACCGCGCacgacacagaaacacacagagggacacATACATACCAACACAGACATCGACAAGaagacaaaagggaaaaaaatacaggtTGTGATTATGTTGAAGTGGATTAACAAGTCGTGCCCCTTCCTGCTGCTACTGTCGCCTTTGCTCAAGACCAAAAGTTTCCCAATAGACTGAACTTCACGACAGGAAGGAACAGGATTTGGAAAGTAATAGTTAGACATTTTGCCATGAGTTAGGTCAGACAACCACTACCACTCTCATATGTGGGTATTGTAAATAAGTAGCTGTAACCTGTAGCTGGTTAGTTTGGCTTAGCatagagactggaaacagggcCAAACCGCTAGCGTGGCTCTATCCAAAGGTGACAAAGTCTGCTTACCAGAACCTCTGATGTTCTCTAATTGACAGGACGTTATTGGTCCCAGAGAAGTTGAGTTTAGTAAAGTTAGTTAGCTCTAATGTTGGTAGACTTATTTCTTCCATCTTTGAACAGAGGCTAGATGTTCACcctgtttccagttttcatTTAAAGCTGAACAGCTGCTGGTTCCAGCAACTTATCTACTATACACTAATGAGAGTGGTTTCAATCTTCATCATCTAACTGCaagtaagaaaacaaaataaactttgcaaaatgctgaactattctTTTGGAGATGTGGACTGATAATAAACAACTTTAAGATCCAGCTTTAGAGTTCTCTTCCTTCACAGGTGACCTTTGGATGGGAGCCCAGGCGGCAGCGTCTGCAGCAGGACTACAGAGCACGACTCACTCACACTCTTACCTGCTTTACGTTGTAGCCAGCTTTCGCACTAGTCtcaataaacattacatttagtTCTTTGGCTTTCCGCTCACCCTCTTCAATAGATACTTGCCTGTGGTAGATAAGGGGGTTAAAAGATGCACGACCAAAGACAATGCAAACAGGTAGATAAAGTGGATCACACAATACAATTACATATCGCAGCTGACAACTATCAATTTACTTATGATCTTGAtcaattaaacattaaataatcaATATCTTCGAACaatgtgaaatgaaacaaacaagggAGGGCATCtagtatgaaaaaaaacagttgctCTGATTGACTGCTGCCTCAGGAAGGGCTGAGGAGCTCAGTATTGACAGGCCAGCAGTAACAATCAATGACTTCATTAGTATGCTCTTAAAGGAGAGTGTTTGCtcagaggcaggaggaggaagtaagAGATTACCTTTTGTCTGCAAGGTCTGTCTTGTTTCCCACCAACATGATGATGACGTCACTTCCCCTCTCCGTCCTCACATCGTCAATCCATTTTGTGGTTTGCTGGAAGGAATTGACGTCTGAAAGGGAGATGATGGAGACACAGGAAGCAGAGCGTCACTATTCAGGAGATAAAAAGCCTTACTTGTGAGAACGGGTGCATTTGAGACAGAGTATTTAAAAGGAAGTTGAAGTTGTATCCAACTTGCCCAAGTCTGATCTATAAATATTTGTTTGGATCTGAACACACTCATTGTTTCTGAGGATTAAAAACAGAGGTAGTCCACTTACTTGTGATATCGTACACtacgacagcagcagcagagtctctgATGTAACTCGGGATGAGACTACGAAATCGCTCTTGCCCTGCTGTGTCCCACAACTGCAACCTGATCTGTGGGGCAGGCGGGGGGAAAAGGATgggaggagaaataaaaggagaggaaaaaaaacaacagaagggatgaaaacaaaacaagaaaaaaaaaacagatcagaaATGAGGTAGGTTATggtgacaaaacacaaattgaaagaaaactaaacaaagtCAGACGAatgggaaaagacagagagagcgtAGTACATGCAGGTAGTGAACGACCACCAGAGAAAGCTAGTGGTCAGGGTCTGTGGGGAGAAATAAATAATCACCCTTCACTTGTCATCAACCCTCCTCTCTTGATCAAGTAAGGTGTTAAATTTAAAAACGGGAATggagagaagagatggaggggtaggaaggagaggaagaaaacgAACAGAGAAAGGGCGGAAGGTCCAGGGAGTACGCCATCCTAGGAGGGCAGAGTGTGTTTGCTAGAAAGAACataactaaacaaacaaacaaaaaaaatccatgttAGAAATCAGTATCTAAGTGGCCCTCTGACATTCCTTACACCAAAGCCTTACAGTCACTAAGAGAATCTGGACAAGGACCAGTATAACCAACAACAAAGAGGACTGATGCAAATAAAACTTACTGTTCTGTCTTCAAGGTACATTGTTTTCGACAGGAAATCTATTCCTATTGTTGCCTGAAAATGGATAAGAAATAATTCAATATTCATAGCCATCTTCAATCACCATTACTGACGATATTAGGATAATATGGACTTTATAAATCATGACTGAATCAGGTGGCGGTGTTCATCTCACTTGGTAAGTGTTGTCGAAGCTGTCATACATGAACCTGGTGATCAGCGAAGTCTTTcccactgaaaaacaaacagacaatgGTGTAACCGTACAGGTGCAATGATCATGCTCAGTTTTGTAGGTTAATCAATTCTTATTCAAAATAACCAAAACAGTGTGTTGCTATCACGAGTAAGGAAGCAACTAATGACCATTTTTACGATTTATTTCATCTATTGATTCTGCCCTATGTCTGTTAGATTTCTTGGGACCGACTGACTAATTGTTTAGTCAATAAAAGGTaggaaaatagtgaaaaatgccctTTGCAATGTCTCAGAGCCCAAATTGACAAATTGAAATTAATTGCTCTATCTGGGCAACagttcaaaataaattaaatttgtaataatataaaacacaagcagcattCCCACATTTAAAAGGCTGGAACCAGTGGCTGTTTAGTATTTCTAGCTGATAAACAATTATCAAAACTGTTGGtaatatattttctgttgattaactGACTGatcgtttcagctctaattGCCAACAAAGTGTAATGATTTTTTCTTATTAATAAACAAGGAATATTATCCTCAACTTGCcatgttgaaatgtgtgtacAGCTGCTCAAATCTAAAGTAGCCACTGTGGTCCAACTTACTGCTAATATGatcaaatatatgtaaataacaTAGGGGGATGAATTATCTACTCCAAAATACACAAAGCTATAAACATGAAGCAACATTAAGTGTCATCATCAAAATTGTGTTAAGTCCCTGAGCCACAGATGACGAACATTTTCTATGGACTAAGGCTGACAGCAGAATGTTATGCAACACCCACGCCCCTCTGAAAGTTCCTGTCTATCAAGGGGTGTGGTGCATAATAACTTTAAGTAttgaggagaagctggaggGTTGAGGAATGTAGAGAGACGGGACGGATTGGAAACTGGGCTCCCCATTTCCCTTCGAAAAAGTTCTACCTTGTTGAGTCCAGCCCAACATGGAAGATTTTTGTTGTGAACTTATAATGTCATTAACCACATTCTCTAAGCTTACTTTTAGTGATCACTGTGCAGAGAGAGCCTCATACAGTAGCCCTGAGTACCAAGAATGAGCTCCCCAGCCTCAGACTGTTTTGCTGAGCTCGAGTTACATTATCAGTTACACTGTGCATCAAGTGATGACGACATGGCCAAAGCCAACAGTGCTGTTTACAAGGATACAAGGAACCACAGCTGATCCACTGAACCACTGTCCGTCTTATCTTGACGGGAGAGGAGCGTCATATTACCAGACACAACACCTGTACAAAAATAGTTACTGACAACAGAAAAACTGTCACCTTTCTACACTACCTTATCCTGCCTCTGCACTAGGGATGCATCAACCAGATCAGCTGGATCAGTACTGCTGCTGATACTGATGTTATTATGCAAACTGGATATTGTCTAACCAGAATCTGTCAAGCACAGTTTCTTCATGCATGTTATACAATTCAGAGTTTCCACTGTTGTTTCCTTCATTTATGTCACAGCGGGTTGCAACAAAGAAAGTAACAAAGCAAAGTGTGGCCTCATACACAATAATAATCCTAATAAGTTCCATGCAGTTAGCTGCACCCATTTTAAATTTGGGATTAAGAGCAAGTAAATAAAAGCGCTACACATTAATACTTGAGCAGATACCCTAAGATGAGGAATCAGAATCAGTATTGGGAAAGAAAAAGTTGGATTGGTTCATCCCAGGTTTACCTGAAGTCCCAAATTCAGCTTTCACTAATCTGTGCTATGTGGTAGCATGTTGGGCACACAGCTGTGGAAACCGTGGAAGCACTGTATTAGTCTATATAATTACAGACTCCACACCTTTGCCTTTGAAAATTCTAAAACTTCCCTgcccccttcttcttctcctggtGCATCCTGTGTTCAGTCTGGATGGAAAAGGGGGAAAATGAGTAGAGAGAGTGTAGGAATGCCACTAGGCAGGTTTGGTAATTGGGATGCTTCGGCTCTGTGTAGAAATTACTCACCCCAGGGTAGACAAACTGATAAGACCTGTGTAGTcactaactttttttttgttgacttGAACCTATATTGACAGCATTCAACTGaacacagcagaaaatacaGTATCCTAGTGTGTCACTGCAGCATCTTCTTAGCACAAACAAGTAGTATTATTTAAGTCAGAGTACTTTTAATATATTAACCTCTCTGTTTCACCATGTAATTGACCCTTGCAACTTTCTACTAGCTGCCACTATCTCCGTCCATGATAAATGATCACAGCTCGCCACGTAAGATAGCtaacagacaaataaatcagtttatAGAGACATGATTGATCTAGAAGAGAAAATAAGTTACATTTCCCTAAATCCAGCGTGGACAAGCGTTGGGTGTACAAGTTAGAGTGTCGCAATGCCATCACTGTGCCAAGTTTAACGTTAcgcagctaatgttagctagctaactggTTAACGTTAATCACCCGATCAACCCATCAGACTCTAGTGTTAGCTACATCTCCTCTACAGCGTTATTGACAGTCGACATCCGAAAAAATTAAAACGTCAGCGTCAGACTTACCACTCTGTTCCCCGAGAAAGACCAATTTAAATTTTCTTAAAGGGTTTCCGAAATCTCCGGCCGAAGACATGACTGTATGAAACAAGCCCTGGCGTCACTTTTCGGGAGCTCCCCAGCTAGCCAGCCAGTGCTAGCTAACCAGTTGTTGTCAGGTATCAAAGGTCTGGGATCCGTAACGTTTTACCGGTTTGCCAACCCTCTACAAAGGCCAGCTGGCGATGTTTCTTGCTCTAAAATCGCTCCTTTGAGCTTCAAGACACTTTTGGATAACTCACGAACTACAGCAGCCAAGTTAGCATTCCTGCCAGTCCTCTGACATGTCTACACCACTACCAGCTAGCCTCTGCGGgccacttcttcttcttcttcatacATAAAGCTAACGCTGGTTTACTGCTATGCTGCCCCCTGCCGCTggggaaataaaacacacaacgATAAACAGGAGTATCCCTGTGGCGGAGCCACTCACAGACGAATTTAACACGGAAGAGCACAGGTTCAATGCTATACCGCCTTCATTTAATCAGTCGCACACATTCGGGACACACAGCTGGCAAAAGATCAAACTAGACCAGACTAGTGTAGCGACAGAAGCTTGTTGTATCTTTATAAACCCACAAGAGGGCGTACTCACCTCACCGCCATATCTCACCTACTAAGCAACTTTTAAGATAATCTCAATCATGAGTTGTTCTGAGGAGGCTGGAGGTGGTCTGTGCTGACATGAGAATACCTTCTAAAATCAGATTTATTATTTAGTCAATATTCCACATGTAATACCAAGCCACAAataagttgtttttatttttacaaaagcAAAAGCTCAGTGAAGAGCAGTTCATTGTGATTTAAATTACATGTGTTTCAATGGCTTCACTGTGTTATAGATATGAACAtggtatctatctatctatctatctatctatctatctatctatctatctatctatctatctatctatctatctatcacattcatttttctcCAGTAGCCTATGCAGTTAGAATAAGCCTAACTCCTGTATATTATAATACTGACAATGTCAGTGAAATTCTTATACAACAATATAACAACACTTAGACAGGAATGCTTGAGCTTTGCCACACCTTCCATTGGCAGTATTAAGCCACATTGAGAATGGCACCTCTCTTTGTTCGGGGTCTTCTATTTTAGAGACATCTCTGCAATGTGCACATGTACAGTCTTATATTTGCTAAATTAACACCAGCTTTTGCCAACAACCTTTCAACATTAAGCCAACTGGCATTAATTATCTTTgtgaacaaaatgaaattacagttaTGGGTAGCAGTATGTAGGTGTGAAAGTGGAAATCTCATTTGTCGAGGTCTATTATGTCAGACACTTTTTAAATTGGTATCATGCTCTAATGTCTACAGGACCCACTGGTATCCGATTACTCACATGACCTCCAGCtcactgcacagctgctgtCCAGAAGGATGGGGCCCTGTGGCAACATACAAGGTGATTTGATTTACTTACTTCACCCGAAGACAAGCAAATAAATAAGCATGCTAGTATGAAGGGTCCATGAGTTAATCATATTGTCTGCATTCACAGTATGGTCAACACCTTATTAATTAGCGATTACCAGTCGCAGAAAAATCAACTGACCTTGAAAATTTTCATCTGAAttttactgaaacacaaattATAGTGACGTCAGCCATTTAGCCATTCAGCCATTTCAGCTCAAGACAGCAATAACCTGCtatgatacagtatatttacaagCTGAAATAGTAGGGCTCTTTCTGAGGCCTGCGGCCTGCTCTTTTTAcctgcattcatttgaatacTAAACCACGATTCATCATAATCGTACTCACATTTATTAGTAATCACATCTGATCTCCATATTTTATCAGATGCCCTTGATGCAGTGGTTGTGGGAAATATTTAACTCTTACATAACCCTTATAAACATTACATAGCCTTAAATAATCCCTGCAAGATATGTACATTACATAGGGTCATGTACAGTTAACATTTACACAGGCATCTTTATGAGATTAAACATAGGCTCAAACTGTAAAGAAACATTGTACATGTAAAATGTTGGATCCCTGCAGAATGTACAATGTATCAGCATGTCAGATGTTTTAACTGCACTAGTAAGAAAGACAGTCTTGATTTTTCCCTGCATCAGGACCCTCACTCTTGCTCTGATATGAATTACGTTTATGTTATCATTGATGTAAGTGTACATGTTGATGCGTTATGATTGTgtgagtacagtgtgtgtgtttatgcatacTTGAGCCTGTTGTTCTAGGTCACTGAAGACACACCTGCGCCACTATCTCACTCATGTGCCATCCAGCTCTGACATCTCTAACCACTGCGCTGACCGGCTGATGCCAGGGCTTCAGCTGCTCCGTTTGCATCCCAAGCCTCTCCAAACTGGAGCCATCACACCTcactgcccccctcccctccccgcTCTCCTTAATAGCCATATGTCCTTGGTAAAGGAAAGACCCCAGCGCGAAGATGCTGAACTAACAAAATCCTCTtttactctctgtctcccccACTCAGTCCTTCTTCTTTCACACACGCTTGCCCACATGCAGAGGGGTTTTGCATGTGTGCCTGCACGTGTACAACAAGATTGATCGATCTCTAATGCATTGTCGAG
The DNA window shown above is from Lates calcarifer isolate ASB-BC8 linkage group LG20, TLL_Latcal_v3, whole genome shotgun sequence and carries:
- the rab6a gene encoding ras-related protein Rab-6A isoform X2, translating into MSSAGDFGNPLRKFKLVFLGEQSVGKTSLITRFMYDSFDNTYQATIGIDFLSKTMYLEDRTIRLQLWDTAGQERFRSLIPSYIRDSAAAVVVYDITNVNSFQQTTKWIDDVRTERGSDVIIMLVGNKTDLADKRQVSIEEGERKAKELNVMFIETSAKAGYNVKQLFRRVAAALPGMDTTQDKSREDMIDIKLEKPPEQPVSEGGCSC
- the rab6a gene encoding ras-related protein Rab-6A isoform X1, whose amino-acid sequence is MSSAGDFGNPLRKFKLVFLGEQSVGKTSLITRFMYDSFDNTYQATIGIDFLSKTMYLEDRTIRLQLWDTAGQERFRSLIPSYIRDSAAAVVVYDITNVNSFQQTTKWIDDVRTERGSDVIIMLVGNKTDLADKRQITTEEGEQRAKEMNVLFIETSAKTGYNVKQLFRRVAAALPGMDTTQDKSREDMIDIKLEKPPEQPVSEGGCSC